The Paracholeplasma brassicae genome includes the window ATTCTATTCGGCAAGACCAGAGATTACCAATCAATTTGAAACAAAAATTGAAGGCTTATTTGTTGCAGGTGATGGGGCAGGTATCACAAGAGGCCTAGCACAAGCAGGCGCCAATGGCGTTTACATCGCCAGACACATCATGAGATTAAAAGGGGATAATTAACATGAAACGATTAGTGGTTTTTGGTACACAATGGGGCGACGAAGGTAAGGGTAAAATTACTGATTTTCTCGCTCAACGTTCTGACGTGGTGGTGAGATATCAAGGCGGGAATAACGCCGGTCATACCATTGTCTTAGATGGCGTAAAGTTTGCACTTCACACCATCCCATCGGGAATTTTGTCACCTCACATTCATAACGTTTTAGCTAACGGTATGGTCATTAATCCAAAAGGTTTATTAGAAGAAATGAAAAAATTAGAAGGTAGAGAATACCACATGCACATCTCTGATCGTGCCCATGTGATTTTGCCTTACCATCTACTGCTTGATGGGGCAAGAGAAAACAAACTTAAACAAAAAATCGGTACAACAAAAAAAGGCATCGGACCGGCTTATACAGATAAAGCCGAAAGAAGTGGCATACGCATGTGTGAGTTCATCAATCCTGAACTTTTCTTAAAACGTCTCGAAGAAGTGATTCCTTACAAAAACGAACAATTAAAAAACTTTGGATTAGAACCGCTATCGGTCCAAGACGTTTATTTTGAATACAAAGCTTACGCAGAAGCCTTAAAGCCTTACGTGTGTAACACCTCACTTTTATTAAACAACTACGTCAAAGAAGGCAAGAAACTATTATTTGAAGGCGCGCAAGGCAGCTTGTTGTGTCTAGATCATGGGACCTATCCGTTTGTCACCTCATCTAGTCCAACCGCCGCAAGCGTACCAATCAATACAGGTTTAGCGCCATGGCTCATCGAGGGTGCTGTGGGTGTCACTAAAGCTTACACCACACGCGTTGGTGAAGGACCACTGCCAACGGAACTCTTTGATGAGATAGGTGAAAGAATTGTTGAACGTGGCCACGAATACGGAACAACCACCGGCAGAAGACGTCGTGTGGGTTGGCTTGATTTGATGATCATCAAACACGCCGCCTTATCCTCAGGTTTAAGTTCGATTGCATTAACGTTACTGGATGTTCTTTCTGGATTTGATGAACTTAAGGTTTGTGTTTCCTACCGGTTGGAAGGCAAAGAACTAAAAGACATCCCAACCGACATCAATGATTTAAAGAGGGTTGAACCAATTTATCAAACCTTACCTGGTTGGCAAGAAGAGATCACACACGTGACTTCGTTTGACGAACTACCTAAAAACGCACAAGATTATTTGTTATTTATTGA containing:
- a CDS encoding adenylosuccinate synthase — protein: MKRLVVFGTQWGDEGKGKITDFLAQRSDVVVRYQGGNNAGHTIVLDGVKFALHTIPSGILSPHIHNVLANGMVINPKGLLEEMKKLEGREYHMHISDRAHVILPYHLLLDGARENKLKQKIGTTKKGIGPAYTDKAERSGIRMCEFINPELFLKRLEEVIPYKNEQLKNFGLEPLSVQDVYFEYKAYAEALKPYVCNTSLLLNNYVKEGKKLLFEGAQGSLLCLDHGTYPFVTSSSPTAASVPINTGLAPWLIEGAVGVTKAYTTRVGEGPLPTELFDEIGERIVERGHEYGTTTGRRRRVGWLDLMIIKHAALSSGLSSIALTLLDVLSGFDELKVCVSYRLEGKELKDIPTDINDLKRVEPIYQTLPGWQEEITHVTSFDELPKNAQDYLLFIEEQVGVPVDIFSVGPDRKQTIFRKNIF